The proteins below come from a single Pieris brassicae chromosome 1, ilPieBrab1.1, whole genome shotgun sequence genomic window:
- the LOC123715490 gene encoding serine/threonine-protein kinase 40-like translates to MMDQEKTESTVNHGKRSRPLLLQPNPKIPRLSAYANSTSSSVLKNSKRASTHSKKIKVLYNATDVPAPGTPVPDKVVRKAGPYLLGPKLGPSPVKSIVQCLARKEKSDDFYQIKILTLKPEGQPETQDDRQGKMLLHTEYSLLSLLEDRDGVGHHHGLFKDHALEEAPNPNGPGFIYTGRVRQRLFLVLDCVSAHQFSEKGSELINLQQYVTKVKKVPEKEAILIFYDIVRVVANLHKRNIVHRDLKLGNIVLNQRTGRVILTNFCLGTHLGSDRDLLKDQRGSPAYISPDVLMCKPYLGKPSDMWALGVVLYTMLYGQFPFCDTSLAQLFSRIQAANYNIPPDGNPVHVSDNTVFLIQRLLVKDPKHRLVADQVLDQLSSIIASYVVVPNPPEDLQVVPDIPLEEVKEKPSEKSSDLERKPLFSDAERTPNSSDELGVYCVPLPDFLALNFPSPTRVQQNSILIHPTTDNHTTKQISIQRIGRDARPLQPNEIARYQHLFSRNQENSRIRNLAQRIPRLSSVPSTSNSEFRAIPWSERRIDRLDSDYVLRFPDSRRIMNPPQIHSVNPEAVANNPRAPTDNDLEYN, encoded by the exons ATGATGGATCAAGAAAAAACAGAAAGTACTGTGAATCACGGAAAGAGATCACGACCTTTGTTATTACAACCAAACCCCAAGATTCCTAGATTATCAGCATATGCAAACTCTACATCCAGTTCAGTGCTAAAGAATTCAAAGAGAGCATCGACTCACTCAAAGAAGATAAAAGTGTTGTATAACGCTACTGATGTTCCAGCCCCTGGCACACCTGTTCCCGACAAGGTTGTACGTAAAGCTGGGCCATATTTGCTTGGGCCAAAATTGGGCCCTAGTCCGGTTAAGAGCATTGTACAGTGCCTGGCACGCAAGGAGAAAAGTGAcgatttttatcaaataaaaatacttacgttAAAGCCTGAAGGCCAGCCTGAAACACAAGATGATAGACAGGGGAAAATGTTGTTACATACAGAGTAttcattattatcattattagaGGATCGGGATGGTGTGGGACATCACCATGGACTTTTtaag GATCATGCTCTAGAAGAAGCTCCCAACCCGAATGGGCCAGGTTTTATTTATACCGGTAGAGTACGACAAAGGCTCTTTCTTGTGCTTGACTGTGTCAGTGCCCACCAATTTAGTGAAAAAGGGAGcgagttaattaatttacaacagtatgttacaaaagtcAAGAAAGTACCTGAAAAAGAGgcgattttgatattttatgatattgtGAGAGTAGTTGCTAATTTACATAAG AGAAACATAGTGCACAGAGATCTAAAATTAGGCAATATTGTGTTAAACCAAAGGACAGGACGGGTgatattaacaaatttctgTTTGGGAACACACCTTGGCAGTGATAGAGACTTATTAAAGGATCAGAGAG gaTCTCCAGCGTACATATCACCAGATGTTCTAATGTGTAAGCCTTACTTAGGCAAGCCATCAGATATGTGGGCACTAGGAGTTGTTCTATACACAATGTTGTATGGACAATTTCCATTCTGTGATACAAGTCTAGCCCAGTTATTTAGTAGGATACAAGCTGCAAACTACAATATACCACC gGATGGCAACCCAGTCCATGTTTCTGACAACACAGTGTTTCTCATACAGAGGCTGTTGGTAAAGGATCCTAAACATAGACTTGTCGCCGATCAg GTGCTAGACCAACTATCAAGTATTATAGCTAGTTATGTTGTTGTGCCAAATCCACCGGAAGATCTGCAAGTCGTTCCAGACATTCCCCTAGAGGAAGTGAAAGAGAAACCGTCTGAGAAAAGTAGCGATTTGGAGAGGAAACCACTTTTCTCGGATGCAGAGAGAACGCCTAACTCTAGT GACGAGTTAGGCGTATACTGCGTTCCGTTACCAGATTTCCTAGCCTTAAATTTCCCCTCCCCAACCCGCGTTCAACAAAACAGTATTCTGATTCACCCCACAACAGACAACCACACGACCAAGCAAATTTCCATACAACGAATAGGCCGCGACGCGCGACCCCTTCAGCCGAACGAAATAGCTCGAtatcaacatttattttcccgcAATCAAGAAAACTCGAGAATCAGAAATTTAGCACAACGCATTCCGCGGCTTAGTTCAGTTCCGTCAACGTCGAATTCGGAATTCCGCGCGATACCGTGGTCCGAACGGAGAATCGATAGATTAGATTCGGATTATGTTTTGCGTTT
- the LOC123715404 gene encoding AFG3-like protein 2, with protein MWKGLRLTQSQLSKLHFKGHKLQPLGVPALDSVLNQWYEFCQKPPKGFEKYFQPGTSKKQQKKPEKDDSPAPSKSSPPPPKASSPQDKWNINMFNTPGGRGTGRGGYEGQDREKWIMFGALGVVTLIASIAYFELKYREISWRDFVNSYLKKGIVEKLEVINKKWVRVRLQPGTFEGKVIWFAIGSVDSFERNLENAQGEMNVEPQNFLPVIYRTEVEASSLTGMLPTLLIIGFLIYMMRRSADMMGRGGRKGGGLFGGVMESTAKLINPSDIGVKFQDVAGCEEAKIEIMEFVNFLKNPQQYIDLGAKIPKGALLTGPPGTGKTLLAKATAGEANVPFLTVSGSEFLEMFVGVGPSRVRDMFSMARKHAPCILFIDEIDAVGRKRGGRSFGGHSEQENTLNQLLVEMDGFNTTTNVVVLAATNRVDILDKALLRPGRFDRQIFVPAPDIKGRASIFKVHLTPLKTTLNKQNLARKMAALTPGFTGADIANVCNEAALIAARELSTDISMKNFEQAIERVVAGMEKKSNVLQPEERKIVAYHEAGHAVAGWFLEHADPLLKVSIIPRGKGLGYAQYLPKEQYLYSKEQLFDRMCMTLGGRVSEEIFFGRITTGAQDDLKKITQSAYAQIVHYGMNTKVGNISFEMPQPGEMVIDKPYSEKTAELIDSEVRVLINSAHKHTKELLVQHKGNIEKVAERLLKQEILSRDDMIELLGPRPFPEKSTYEEFVAGTGSLDEDTTLPEGLKDWNKEKQPTIPPPESIPPGPSTSKN; from the exons ATGTGGAAAGGTCTTAGGCTTACACAATCTCAACTTTCGAAGCTTCACTTCAAGGGGCACAAACTACAACCACTTGGTGTTCCGGCTTTAGATTCTGTTCTAAACCAGTGGTACGAATTTTGCCAGAAACCACCCAAAGGATTTGAAAAGTATTTTCAGCCAGGAACTAGTAAGAAACAGCAAAAGAAACCTGAAAAAGATGATTCGCCTGCGCCATCTAAATCTTCACCGCCACCTCCAAAGGCGAGTTCACCTCAAGATAAATGGAATATCAATATGTTCAACACTCCTGGCGGTAGGGGAACTGGACGTGGTGGTTACGAAGGACAAGATCGTGAAAAATGGATTATGTTCGGTGCTTTGGGTGTAGTCACTTTAATTGCCTCAATTGCATATTTTGAACTAAAATACCGAGAAATTAGTTGGCGTGATTTcgtaaattcatatttaaagaaagGCATAGTTGAAAAACTagaagttattaataaaaagtggGTAAGAGTAAGATTACAACCAGGTACTTTTGAGGGGAAAGTAATATGGTTTGCAATTGGCAGTGTTGATTCTTTTGAGAGGAACTTGGAGAATGCTCAAGGAGAAATGAATGTAGAACCACAAAATTTCCTACCAGTCATATACAGAACTGAAGTTGAGGCATCAAGCTTAACAGGAATGCTGCcgacattattaataattggatttttaatttatatgatgaGAAGATCAGCGGACATGATGGGAAGAGGTGGTCGTAAGGGTGGAGGACTTTTTGGAGGTGTAATGGAATCTACtgcaaaattaataaatccatCTGACATTGGTGTAAAGTTTCAAGATGTAGCTGGCTGTGAGGAagctaaaattgaaataatggAGTTTGTGAACTTTCTAAAGAATCCACAGCAATACATTGACTTAGGGGCCAAAATTCCTAAGGGAGCTTTACTTACTGGCCCTCCTGGAACAGGAAAGACATTACTTGCTAAAGCTACTGCTGGAGAAGCAAATGTTCCATTTTTAACGGTTTCTGGTTCAGAATTTTTGGAAATGTTTGTAGGTGTTGGACCTTCCAGAGTTAGAGATATGTTTTCAATGGCTCGTAAGCATGCTCCATGCATTCTTTTTATTGATGAAATTGATGCTGTAGGTAGAAAGCGTGGTGGCCGTAGTTTTGGAGGCCATTCTGAGCAAGAAAATACCTTAAATCAGCTTTTAGTTGAGATGGATGGATTCAATACAACTACTAATGTAGTTGTGCTGGCTGCCACTAACAGAGTTGATATCCTTGACAAAGCCCTTTTAAGACCTGGCAGATTTGATAGGCAAATCTTTGTCCCAGCACCAGATATAAAGGGTAGAGCCTCTATTTTTAAAGTGCATTTAACTCCATTAAAAACAActcttaataaacaaaatttagccAGAAAAATGGCTGCTTTAACACCag gtTTCACTGGTGCTGATATTGCAAATGTTTGTAATGAAGCTGCACTGATTGCTGCCAGGGAACTGTCTACTGACATTAGTATGAAAAACTTTGAACAGGCCATTGAAAGAGTTGTTGCTGGtatggaaaaaaaatcaaatgtcCTGCAACCTGAAGAACGAAAAATTGTAGCATATCATGAAGCTGGTCATGCTGTAGCTGGTTGGTTTTTAGAGCATGCAGATCCCTTATTAAAAGTGTCCATAATACCCAGAGGGAAAGGTCTTGGATATGCCCAATATTTGCCTAAAGAACAGTACTTATACAGTAAAGAACAGTTATTTGATAGAATGTGCATGACACTTGGAGGAAGAGTAAGCGAAGAAATATTCTTTGGCAGAATAACAACTGGTGCTCaagatgatttaaaaaaaataactcagAGTGCATATGCACAAATTGTACATTATGGAATGAATACAAAAGTGGGcaatatttcatttgaaatGCCACAACCTGGTGAAATGGTTATTGATAAACCTTATTCAGAAAAAACTGCTGAACTGATTGACTCTGAAGTAAGGGTGTTAATTAATTCTGCCCACAAACACACAAAAGAATTGTTGGTCCAGCATAAAGGTAATATTGAAAAAGTTGCTGAACGTTTGCTGAAACAGGAGATCCTTAGTAGAGATGATATGATTGAATTGTTGGGTCCTAGACCTTTCCCTGAAAAGAGTACTTATGAAGAATTTGTAGCCGGCACAGGTTCATTAGATGAAGACACTACTTTACCAGAAGGCCTCAAGGATtggaataaagaaaaacagcCTACTATCCCACCTCCAGAAAGTATACCCCCAGGTCCCTCCAcaagtaaaaattaa
- the LOC123708367 gene encoding transcription initiation factor TFIID subunit 3 isoform X1: MSEAYAREVLRRNVAQICQTIGWNGINSTPLDILVHVLEKYICALGTQANKHAEQFNRTEPTLDDLGLVFRDLHVQLPELAEYTRCVPPVPPPVRTERFPKPKESNLNFLKPGSHEVVTRPMHVHEHLPPMYPEKERDTPAVAGTVEICQNGFDGVENTSCTSPEISVTDSPEKSKDIFKRPNDPVSLPNSKRPRLRLDEEERTREISSVMMTMSGFLSPAREGKLPEARPPTIISEKHHDRHKVNSHHTNTAKVPSAEKSDKKTKKSKLLNGKVMKSKRKDKSHKGESSKSRDNSKLDRYPPGYPPQRSKDIHPAHHNHVTMPAPKMLPPPLKPLPLPQSVPSSLAITESLRPVIKQEPIDFPSPQPVLKSFTPPEDAIPVPRKIPISKSPLVSNPLSVNKQPASSFIPDREIKKEVVDEEEKLASQPDRSKINIFKRISNKSKEDKNITEVVTERLHSDPIISRLQNSTNDELRLKPHENIVNNNNSSPVDLAKEFDIRAHEVIDIDDDSLDNNLAMPPTRMLPFEPKPAISINKSLQAALPKLLTETPKVKKEKKHKDKKDKAAKLEAKLKKQQQLAFEMVHTADKKNMKLLNDKPSKLGRPKKESKVSQLPPGFPFFPTMAPGRGMMPGPGLIPNAGLLGNDFLTGLANNPALRGLHSQNLMNNPFALGGGPGLIPGPSFLPGLPNHLIPNMGNFPHTSRSSSSKIPTMFRRPSLEVIAVDNDEDRMMHKSPGMGHEKDRHDKHKSSTIPNILQKQKAKSNKEHKSNVYKMPPVQPDITIELNPPKSEPVRQEPPKELPVPQPVRLPTPEPSVSIKNSEPAQDIEPIPPKPEDVAVISKEEGESSEKRKDKSHKKEKRDKDGVKIKKKKDKKDKSKEKSEKKKDKEERQEIKDRIKKEKKEKKKEKLATNDGLVPKLTLKLGSSNSNSPMPPSSPDTFKLNIKPIKREDDSPIKDESVSREHSRSPELAQISALVTRPPKQKNSKNNHVGEPEAQASSSPPVSPQRKNRPPSSHSKYKRILFKPLSKKGHVENFDDETGSVTEEASQPALDKPSGPLPTPYYVDEHGNKVWVCPACGRPDNGSPMIGCDGCDGWYHWICVGITEEPGATEDWFCKSCLAKRTAMLLAGVTSGKKRGRKPKGEKVRDCH; this comes from the coding sequence ATGTCAGAGGCATACGCTCGTGAAGTACTTCGAAGGAATGTTGCGCAAATATGTCAAACCATAGGATGGAATGGAATAAATTCAACCCCACTGGATATTTTAGTTCAcgtattagaaaaatatatatgtgcaTTGGGAACACAAGCTAACAAACATGCTGAGCAATTTAATAGGACTGAACCAACCTTAGACGATTTAGGATTAGTTTTTCGTGATCTTCATGTACAGTTGCCAGAGTTGGCAGAATATACACGCTGTGTCCCACCTGTTCCACCTCCTGTCCGAACAGAAAGGTTTCCAAAACCTAAAGAATCTAACCTGAACTTTCTCAAGCCTGGTAGCCATGAAGTTGTTACTAGGCCAATGCATGTCCATGAACATTTGCCACCAATGTACCCTGAAAAAGAGCGAGACACTCCAGCTGTTGCTGGTACTGTTGAGATTTGTCAAAATGGTTTTGATGGTGTTGAAAATACTTCATGCACAAGTCCTGAAATATCAGTTACAGACAGTCCAGAAAAATCTAAGGATATTTTCAAGAGACCTAATGATCCTGTGTCATTACCCAATAGTAAACGACCAAGGTTACGGCTAGATGAGGAGGAAAGAACAAGAGAAATAAGCAGTGTGATGATGACTATGTCTGGCTTTTTATCACCAGCccgtgaaggaaaacttcCAGAAGCACGTCCTCCAACAATCATTTCTGAAAAACACCATGATAGACATAAAGTTAATTCTCACCATACTAATACTGCAAAAGTACCGTCAGCAGAAAAATCAGATAAGAAGACAAAGAAAAGTAAGTTATTAAATGGGAAAGTTATGAAAAGTAAAAGAAAAGATAAAAGTCATAAAGGAGAAAGTAGTAAATCTAGAGATAATAGTAAATTAGATAGGTATCCACCTGGATATCCTCCTCAACGAAGTAAAGATATTCATCCGGCCCATCATAATCATGTGACAATGCCAGCGCCGAAGATGTTACCACCGCCTCTAAAACCCTTACCGCTTCCACAATCAGTACCATCTTCACTAGCTATTACTGAATCCTTGAGACCAGTTATTAAACAAGAACCAATTGATTTTCCTTCACCTCAACCTGTTTTAAAAAGCTTTACACCACCTGAGGATGCAATACCCGTACCAAGAAAAATCCCCATTTCCAAATCCCCACTTGTCTCAAATCCACTCTCTGTAAATAAACAACCTGCATCTTCTTTTATACCAGATAGAGAAATTAAAAAGGAAGTGGTGGATGAAGAAGAAAAATTGGCATCCCAGCCAGATAGATCaaagattaatatatttaaaagaatatcGAACAAATCtaaagaagataaaaatattactgaaGTTGTAACTGAAAGATTACATTCTGATCCTATAATCTCAAGATTGCAGAATTCCACTAATGATGAACTTAGGTTAAAACCTCATGAAaacattgttaataataacaatagcaGTCCAGTAGATTTAGCAAAAGAATTTGACATAAGAGCCCATGAAGTTATAGATATTGATGATGATTCTTTGGATAACAATTTAGCAATGCCCCCAACAAGGATGTTGCCGTTTGAGCCAAAGCCtgctatatcaataaataaatctttgcaAGCTGCTCTTCCTAAACTTTTGACTGAAACaccaaaagtaaaaaaagaaaagaaacaCAAAGATAAGAAAGACAAGGCTGCCAAGTTAGAAgctaaattaaagaaacaacaACAACTAGCATTTGAAATGGTGCACACagcagataaaaaaaatatgaaactaCTAAATGACAAACCATCAAAACTCGGTCGACCAAAGAAAGAGTCTAAAGTGTCTCAATTACCACCTGGATTTCCCTTTTTTCCAACTATGGCCCCTGGTCGAGGTATGATGCCTGGTCCAGGGCTAATACCAAATGCCGGTCTACTAggtaatgattttttaactGGTTTAGCTAATAATCCAGCTTTGCGAGGCCTGCATTcacaaaatttaatgaacAATCCATTTGCGCTAGGTGGAGGGCCCGGATTGATACCAGGGCCAAGCTTTCTACCAGGGTTGCCTAATCACCTTATACCAAATATGGGCAATTTTCCACATACATCAAGATCATCTTCAAGTAAGATTCCTACAATGTTTAGACGGCCAAGTTTAGAAGTTATAGCTGTAGACAATGATGAAGATAGAATGATGCATAAGTCACCTGGAATGGGCCATGAAAAAGATCGACATGACAAGCACAAATCATCAACCAttccaaatattttacaaaaacaaaaagcaaaGTCAAATAAAGAACACAAATCTAATGTCTATAAAATGCCACCAGTGCAACCTGATATAACAATAGAATTAAATCCTCCAAAGTCTGAACCAGTTAGACAAGAGCCGCCTAAAGAACTACCAGTCCCACAGCCAGTCAGGCTACCAACACCAGAACCTTCTGTAAGTATAAAGAATTCTGAGCCTGCACAAGATATTGAACCAATTCCCCCAAAACCAGAAGATGTAGCTGTCATTTCTAAGGAAGAAGGTGAAAGTTCAGAAAAGAGAAAGGATAAATCtcataaaaaggaaaaaagagATAAAGATGGTGTTAAaattaagaagaaaaaagataaaaaggataaaagtaaagaaaaatctgaaaagaaaaaagataaaGAAGAGAGACAAGAGATCAAGGATAggattaaaaaagaaaagaaggagaaaaagaaagaaaagttAGCTACTAATGATGGTCTAGTACCAAAATTAACGCTAAAGTTGGGATCTTCAAATTCAAACTCTCCTATGCCTCCAAGTTCTCCTGATACTTTTAAGTTAAACATTAAACCTATAAAAAGAGAAGATGATTCTCCTATAAAAGACGAATCAGTATCGCGTGAACATAGTAGATCACCAGAACTTGCACAGATCTCAGCACTGGTCACACGGCCACCAAAACAgaaaaattctaaaaacaaTCATGTTGGAGAACCAGAAGCTCAAGCATCATCTTCTCCTCCGGTTTCACCTCAACGAAAGAATCGACCCCCATCAAGTCATTCGAAGTACaagagaatattatttaagcctTTGTCTAAAAAGGGGCATGTGGAAAATTTTGATGATGAAACAGGTTCAGTTACAGAAGAAGCATCACAACCAGCTCTAGATAAACCCAGTGGACCCTTGCCTACTCCATATTATGTAGATGAACATGGAAACAAAGTTTGGGTTTGCCCAGCGTGCGGCAGGCCCGATAATGGTTCGCCTATGATAGGGTGCGATGGTTGTGATGGCTGGTACCACTGGATATGCGTCGGGATTACAGAAGAGCCCGGCGCAACGGAGGACTGGTTTTGTAAATCTTGTCTTGCTAAGCGAACAGCAATGTTACTAGCAGGGGTAACGTCGGGGAAGAAAAGAGGTAGGAAACCAAAAGGGGAAAAAGTCAGAGACTGTCATTGA
- the LOC123708367 gene encoding transcription initiation factor TFIID subunit 3 isoform X2, with product MSEAYAREVLRRNVAQICQTIGWNGINSTPLDILVHVLEKYICALGTQANKHAEQFNRTEPTLDDLGLVFRDLHVQLPELAEYTRCVPPVPPPVRTERFPKPKESNLNFLKPGSHEVVTRPMHVHEHLPPMYPEKERDTPAVAGTVEICQNGFDGVENTSCTSPEISVTDSPEKSKDIFKRPNDPVSLPNSKRPRLRLDEEERTREISSVMMTMSGFLSPAREGKLPEARPPTIISEKHHDRHKVNSHHTNTAKVPSAEKSDKKTKKSKLLNGKVMKSKRKDKSHKGESSKSRDNSKLDRYPPGYPPQRSKDIHPAHHNHVTMPAPKMLPPPLKPLPLPQSVPSSLAITESLRPVIKQEPIDFPSPQPVLKSFTPPEDAIPVPRKIPISKSPLVSNPLSVNKQPASSFIPDREIKKEVVDEEEKLASQPDRSKINIFKRISNKSKEDKNITEVVTERLHSDPIISRLQNSTNDELRLKPHENIVNNNNSSPVDLAKEFDIRAHEVIDIDDDSLDNNLAMPPTRMLPFEPKPAISINKSLQAALPKLLTETPKVKKEKKHKDKKDKAAKLEAKLKKQQQLAFEMVHTADKKNMKLLNDKPSKLGRPKKESKVSQLPPGFPFFPTMAPGRGMMPGPGLIPNAGLLGGGPGLIPGPSFLPGLPNHLIPNMGNFPHTSRSSSSKIPTMFRRPSLEVIAVDNDEDRMMHKSPGMGHEKDRHDKHKSSTIPNILQKQKAKSNKEHKSNVYKMPPVQPDITIELNPPKSEPVRQEPPKELPVPQPVRLPTPEPSVSIKNSEPAQDIEPIPPKPEDVAVISKEEGESSEKRKDKSHKKEKRDKDGVKIKKKKDKKDKSKEKSEKKKDKEERQEIKDRIKKEKKEKKKEKLATNDGLVPKLTLKLGSSNSNSPMPPSSPDTFKLNIKPIKREDDSPIKDESVSREHSRSPELAQISALVTRPPKQKNSKNNHVGEPEAQASSSPPVSPQRKNRPPSSHSKYKRILFKPLSKKGHVENFDDETGSVTEEASQPALDKPSGPLPTPYYVDEHGNKVWVCPACGRPDNGSPMIGCDGCDGWYHWICVGITEEPGATEDWFCKSCLAKRTAMLLAGVTSGKKRGRKPKGEKVRDCH from the exons ATGTCAGAGGCATACGCTCGTGAAGTACTTCGAAGGAATGTTGCGCAAATATGTCAAACCATAGGATGGAATGGAATAAATTCAACCCCACTGGATATTTTAGTTCAcgtattagaaaaatatatatgtgcaTTGGGAACACAAGCTAACAAACATGCTGAGCAATTTAATAGGACTGAACCAACCTTAGACGATTTAGGATTAGTTTTTCGTGATCTTCATGTACAGTTGCCAGAGTTGGCAGAATATACACGCTGTGTCCCACCTGTTCCACCTCCTGTCCGAACAGAAAGGTTTCCAAAACCTAAAGAATCTAACCTGAACTTTCTCAAGCCTGGTAGCCATGAAGTTGTTACTAGGCCAATGCATGTCCATGAACATTTGCCACCAATGTACCCTGAAAAAGAGCGAGACACTCCAGCTGTTGCTGGTACTGTTGAGATTTGTCAAAATGGTTTTGATGGTGTTGAAAATACTTCATGCACAAGTCCTGAAATATCAGTTACAGACAGTCCAGAAAAATCTAAGGATATTTTCAAGAGACCTAATGATCCTGTGTCATTACCCAATAGTAAACGACCAAGGTTACGGCTAGATGAGGAGGAAAGAACAAGAGAAATAAGCAGTGTGATGATGACTATGTCTGGCTTTTTATCACCAGCccgtgaaggaaaacttcCAGAAGCACGTCCTCCAACAATCATTTCTGAAAAACACCATGATAGACATAAAGTTAATTCTCACCATACTAATACTGCAAAAGTACCGTCAGCAGAAAAATCAGATAAGAAGACAAAGAAAAGTAAGTTATTAAATGGGAAAGTTATGAAAAGTAAAAGAAAAGATAAAAGTCATAAAGGAGAAAGTAGTAAATCTAGAGATAATAGTAAATTAGATAGGTATCCACCTGGATATCCTCCTCAACGAAGTAAAGATATTCATCCGGCCCATCATAATCATGTGACAATGCCAGCGCCGAAGATGTTACCACCGCCTCTAAAACCCTTACCGCTTCCACAATCAGTACCATCTTCACTAGCTATTACTGAATCCTTGAGACCAGTTATTAAACAAGAACCAATTGATTTTCCTTCACCTCAACCTGTTTTAAAAAGCTTTACACCACCTGAGGATGCAATACCCGTACCAAGAAAAATCCCCATTTCCAAATCCCCACTTGTCTCAAATCCACTCTCTGTAAATAAACAACCTGCATCTTCTTTTATACCAGATAGAGAAATTAAAAAGGAAGTGGTGGATGAAGAAGAAAAATTGGCATCCCAGCCAGATAGATCaaagattaatatatttaaaagaatatcGAACAAATCtaaagaagataaaaatattactgaaGTTGTAACTGAAAGATTACATTCTGATCCTATAATCTCAAGATTGCAGAATTCCACTAATGATGAACTTAGGTTAAAACCTCATGAAaacattgttaataataacaatagcaGTCCAGTAGATTTAGCAAAAGAATTTGACATAAGAGCCCATGAAGTTATAGATATTGATGATGATTCTTTGGATAACAATTTAGCAATGCCCCCAACAAGGATGTTGCCGTTTGAGCCAAAGCCtgctatatcaataaataaatctttgcaAGCTGCTCTTCCTAAACTTTTGACTGAAACaccaaaagtaaaaaaagaaaagaaacaCAAAGATAAGAAAGACAAGGCTGCCAAGTTAGAAgctaaattaaagaaacaacaACAACTAGCATTTGAAATGGTGCACACagcagataaaaaaaatatgaaactaCTAAATGACAAACCATCAAAACTCGGTCGACCAAAGAAAGAGTCTAAAGTGTCTCAATTACCACCTGGATTTCCCTTTTTTCCAACTATGGCCCCTGGTCGAGGTATGATGCCTGGTCCAGGGCTAATACCAAATGCCGGTCTACTAg GTGGAGGGCCCGGATTGATACCAGGGCCAAGCTTTCTACCAGGGTTGCCTAATCACCTTATACCAAATATGGGCAATTTTCCACATACATCAAGATCATCTTCAAGTAAGATTCCTACAATGTTTAGACGGCCAAGTTTAGAAGTTATAGCTGTAGACAATGATGAAGATAGAATGATGCATAAGTCACCTGGAATGGGCCATGAAAAAGATCGACATGACAAGCACAAATCATCAACCAttccaaatattttacaaaaacaaaaagcaaaGTCAAATAAAGAACACAAATCTAATGTCTATAAAATGCCACCAGTGCAACCTGATATAACAATAGAATTAAATCCTCCAAAGTCTGAACCAGTTAGACAAGAGCCGCCTAAAGAACTACCAGTCCCACAGCCAGTCAGGCTACCAACACCAGAACCTTCTGTAAGTATAAAGAATTCTGAGCCTGCACAAGATATTGAACCAATTCCCCCAAAACCAGAAGATGTAGCTGTCATTTCTAAGGAAGAAGGTGAAAGTTCAGAAAAGAGAAAGGATAAATCtcataaaaaggaaaaaagagATAAAGATGGTGTTAAaattaagaagaaaaaagataaaaaggataaaagtaaagaaaaatctgaaaagaaaaaagataaaGAAGAGAGACAAGAGATCAAGGATAggattaaaaaagaaaagaaggagaaaaagaaagaaaagttAGCTACTAATGATGGTCTAGTACCAAAATTAACGCTAAAGTTGGGATCTTCAAATTCAAACTCTCCTATGCCTCCAAGTTCTCCTGATACTTTTAAGTTAAACATTAAACCTATAAAAAGAGAAGATGATTCTCCTATAAAAGACGAATCAGTATCGCGTGAACATAGTAGATCACCAGAACTTGCACAGATCTCAGCACTGGTCACACGGCCACCAAAACAgaaaaattctaaaaacaaTCATGTTGGAGAACCAGAAGCTCAAGCATCATCTTCTCCTCCGGTTTCACCTCAACGAAAGAATCGACCCCCATCAAGTCATTCGAAGTACaagagaatattatttaagcctTTGTCTAAAAAGGGGCATGTGGAAAATTTTGATGATGAAACAGGTTCAGTTACAGAAGAAGCATCACAACCAGCTCTAGATAAACCCAGTGGACCCTTGCCTACTCCATATTATGTAGATGAACATGGAAACAAAGTTTGGGTTTGCCCAGCGTGCGGCAGGCCCGATAATGGTTCGCCTATGATAGGGTGCGATGGTTGTGATGGCTGGTACCACTGGATATGCGTCGGGATTACAGAAGAGCCCGGCGCAACGGAGGACTGGTTTTGTAAATCTTGTCTTGCTAAGCGAACAGCAATGTTACTAGCAGGGGTAACGTCGGGGAAGAAAAGAGGTAGGAAACCAAAAGGGGAAAAAGTCAGAGACTGTCATTGA